The Nitrospiraceae bacterium genome includes a window with the following:
- a CDS encoding alginate lyase family protein, which yields MITMNVKVNTSVLPRGLAWYAKRLSVMGPSEILHRVRDGLLVRSLHLRHRLGGAGSWSRYTPQDVDRHEFCHGADQRLPQLPWEFNPSTGSLEDLLAGRMKVLGHDWSWADQPDVWHHAPDTGRQWPRVFFHRIPYREGNPYGDIRIAWEASRLQHLVTLALYAREAGQEGRRRAVELIESQILSWAAANPPMTGIHYVSVMECALRVIAVCHALDLVRPWLARPREVWSGVLNMARSHAELTRKRVSGHSSVGNHTIAEAAGLVYAGVLFPEMEHAEHWRVYGLYLLEEEATHQIRQDGGGREEGFWYLQFVCDLYGLVVMLMRARDLSVPQRIDQAFERSKAFLHEMMRPGDGVLPRIGDGDDGYALSPYLKFVATPKEAESGLTSFHLSGYSIIRGRDRERLLFDHGSLGMAPCFAHGHADALALTLEKGQQPILLDPGTYSYTGHPDWRRYFRGTRAHNTVTVDGQDQAVQETNFLWSQPFETHLIYREQTPEGKTTILARHYGYTARLGVTHWRGIVYQPPGAWLIWDWLTGTGAHHLELNWQLAIDPIGQSGAFLLPMGDECMQISVEGGKTSLLRGGEAPGAGWASPQYGVKTPIATLRAEYAGKLPHEFMTRIWCGTGAPPAQLQTFSLTRTAYGTIAR from the coding sequence ATGATCACGATGAACGTCAAAGTGAATACCAGTGTTCTCCCTCGGGGGTTGGCCTGGTATGCGAAGCGCTTGAGCGTGATGGGCCCGAGTGAAATTCTCCATCGTGTTCGTGATGGTCTCCTGGTTCGTTCGCTTCATCTGAGGCATCGTCTTGGCGGGGCCGGTTCGTGGAGTCGGTACACACCTCAGGACGTGGATCGTCACGAATTTTGCCATGGCGCGGACCAGCGTTTGCCGCAGTTGCCCTGGGAGTTCAATCCGTCGACCGGTTCGCTCGAAGACCTGTTGGCGGGACGCATGAAAGTCTTGGGACATGACTGGTCGTGGGCGGACCAACCTGATGTGTGGCATCACGCTCCCGATACCGGGCGACAATGGCCGCGTGTCTTCTTCCATCGAATTCCGTATCGCGAGGGAAATCCTTACGGCGACATTCGCATCGCTTGGGAAGCGTCCCGCTTGCAGCACTTGGTCACGCTCGCACTCTATGCCAGGGAAGCCGGTCAGGAGGGGCGGCGACGAGCCGTTGAACTGATTGAATCGCAGATCCTGTCGTGGGCGGCAGCCAATCCTCCGATGACGGGCATCCATTACGTCTCGGTCATGGAATGTGCCTTGCGAGTGATTGCCGTCTGTCATGCCCTGGATCTCGTCCGGCCGTGGTTGGCGCGTCCACGAGAAGTCTGGTCCGGCGTCCTGAACATGGCGCGCTCGCATGCGGAACTCACCCGAAAGCGCGTGTCCGGGCATTCCTCGGTGGGAAATCACACGATTGCCGAGGCGGCGGGTTTGGTCTATGCGGGCGTGCTCTTTCCCGAAATGGAACACGCCGAACATTGGAGGGTGTACGGACTCTATCTCCTGGAAGAAGAAGCCACGCATCAGATACGCCAGGACGGCGGAGGTCGCGAAGAAGGGTTTTGGTACCTGCAGTTCGTGTGTGACCTCTATGGATTGGTCGTGATGCTGATGCGGGCACGCGACCTGTCTGTTCCCCAGCGGATCGATCAAGCTTTTGAACGGAGCAAGGCGTTTCTCCACGAGATGATGCGGCCGGGCGATGGCGTCCTCCCGCGGATCGGAGACGGGGACGACGGATATGCCTTGTCTCCCTATCTCAAGTTCGTGGCCACGCCGAAAGAAGCGGAATCCGGGCTGACCTCCTTCCATTTGTCCGGATACTCGATCATTCGAGGCCGTGATCGGGAACGATTGTTGTTCGATCACGGGTCATTGGGGATGGCGCCGTGTTTTGCGCACGGACATGCCGATGCACTGGCGTTGACTCTGGAGAAGGGGCAACAACCGATTCTGTTGGACCCCGGCACCTATAGCTACACCGGGCATCCCGACTGGCGACGCTATTTCAGGGGAACCAGGGCCCATAATACCGTCACGGTCGACGGCCAAGACCAAGCCGTTCAGGAAACCAACTTTCTGTGGTCTCAACCGTTCGAGACCCATCTGATCTATCGGGAGCAAACGCCGGAGGGCAAGACCACCATACTCGCGCGTCACTACGGCTACACGGCGAGATTGGGCGTCACGCATTGGCGCGGGATCGTATATCAGCCGCCAGGGGCTTGGTTGATCTGGGATTGGTTGACCGGTACCGGGGCGCATCATCTCGAACTCAACTGGCAACTTGCCATCGATCCTATCGGGCAGTCCGGCGCATTTCTTCTGCCCATGGGTGATGAGTGTATGCAAATTTCTGTGGAAGGCGGAAAGACCTCGCTATTGCGGGGCGGTGAGGCTCCAGGTGCAGGCTGGGCATCTCCGCAGTACGGGGTGAAGACCCCGATCGCGACGCTTCGCGCCGAGTATGCCGGAAAATTACCCCATGAATTCATGACACGGATCTGGTGCGGGACGGGAGCGCCCCCGGCACAACTGCAGACCTTCAGTCTTACGAGGACGGCCTATGGAACCATTGCGCGTTGA
- a CDS encoding bi-domain-containing oxidoreductase, translating into MKQIIQNYRSGVLKVDDVPPPVLREGGVLVQNEVSLISAGTERSTVQVGQKSLVGKAMERPEMVRKVLGLIQKDGLKDTLKRVFDRLDTPAALGYSCAGRVVAVGQDASQFSVGDRVACAGQNYASHAEVVYIPKHLCVKLPDSIDFDDASFVTLGAIALQGVRQAEPRLGDRVAVIGLGLLGQLTVQMLKASGCRVLGSDLDPAKLQLAKELGAEVVCNPTALVETAMMFSGGRGVDAVVITASTKDNGPVETAGLIARQKGTVVVVGAVGMTLPREPYYKKELNFRLSMSYGPGRYDAEYEEKGHDYPFGYVRWTENRNMEAFLELIGAGAVKVKPLVTHRFTIGQAEDAYKLMMEGKTPYLGMLIAYPGGQAGTCAPKITLAPARSAGPATIGLIGAGNHVKDMLLPHLESIPGVTIRAVCTATGINAKALGEKLRAEYCTTDHGIVLGDLSVNAVVIGTRHDSHARLAVKALEAGKHVFIEKPLCLTEEELDAIRAVYEDKAQKGLTLTVGFNRRFSPHADAARKFFARRENPLVMTYRVNAGKIPSEHWIQDPAIGGGRLIGEGCHFVDYMLALCGSLPTSVCCRRIGRHAAGMTDDQFVMTISFADGSLGSLIYTAGGNSGLAKERFEAHADGKSLTMDDFLETCLYSGTKRETFSTPKRDKGFKEEMGRFVRAIAEGGAPVPFEEAWAVTRTCLLAVKSLQSGTTYDI; encoded by the coding sequence ATGAAACAGATCATTCAAAACTACAGGTCCGGTGTACTCAAGGTCGATGATGTGCCGCCGCCGGTGTTGCGAGAGGGCGGGGTGCTGGTCCAGAACGAAGTGTCGCTGATCAGCGCCGGGACGGAGCGCTCCACCGTGCAGGTCGGGCAGAAGAGCCTCGTGGGCAAGGCGATGGAACGGCCGGAAATGGTACGGAAAGTCCTTGGTCTCATCCAAAAGGATGGACTGAAGGATACGCTCAAGCGGGTGTTCGATCGCCTCGATACCCCGGCGGCGTTGGGGTATAGCTGTGCCGGCCGTGTCGTCGCAGTCGGGCAGGATGCATCCCAGTTCTCCGTGGGAGACCGTGTCGCATGCGCCGGGCAAAACTACGCCTCGCATGCCGAGGTCGTCTATATCCCCAAACACCTGTGCGTGAAGCTTCCCGATTCAATCGATTTCGACGATGCTTCATTCGTCACGCTCGGGGCCATCGCGCTGCAGGGAGTCCGCCAGGCTGAGCCGAGACTGGGAGATCGAGTCGCCGTGATCGGTCTTGGTCTGCTCGGTCAGTTGACGGTTCAGATGCTCAAGGCCTCCGGGTGCCGTGTGTTGGGTTCCGACCTCGATCCCGCAAAACTGCAATTGGCCAAGGAGTTGGGTGCCGAAGTGGTCTGCAATCCGACGGCGCTCGTCGAGACTGCCATGATGTTCTCCGGTGGTCGGGGCGTCGATGCGGTGGTGATCACGGCCAGCACGAAGGACAACGGGCCGGTTGAAACGGCCGGTCTCATTGCGCGTCAGAAGGGAACCGTCGTGGTGGTGGGGGCGGTGGGAATGACTCTCCCTCGGGAGCCGTACTACAAAAAGGAACTGAACTTCCGGCTGTCCATGTCTTATGGTCCAGGCCGATATGACGCGGAGTATGAAGAGAAGGGGCATGACTATCCGTTCGGCTATGTGCGCTGGACGGAGAACCGCAACATGGAGGCCTTCCTGGAATTGATCGGCGCCGGAGCGGTCAAGGTGAAGCCTCTCGTCACCCATCGGTTCACCATCGGACAGGCCGAAGATGCCTATAAGCTGATGATGGAGGGGAAGACTCCGTACCTGGGCATGCTCATCGCTTACCCGGGAGGGCAAGCAGGGACCTGCGCGCCCAAAATCACGCTCGCACCGGCACGTTCCGCTGGTCCGGCGACGATCGGGCTGATCGGAGCGGGTAATCATGTCAAGGACATGCTCCTGCCTCATCTTGAATCCATCCCCGGTGTCACCATTCGCGCAGTCTGTACGGCGACCGGTATCAATGCCAAGGCATTGGGGGAGAAACTCCGCGCGGAATATTGCACGACGGACCATGGCATCGTGCTCGGGGACTTGTCCGTCAACGCAGTGGTGATCGGTACCAGGCACGACAGCCATGCAAGACTGGCGGTCAAGGCGCTCGAAGCCGGGAAGCATGTCTTTATCGAGAAGCCGTTATGTTTGACGGAAGAGGAACTCGACGCGATCCGCGCGGTGTATGAGGATAAGGCACAGAAGGGGCTGACACTGACGGTCGGATTCAACCGTCGATTTTCTCCGCATGCCGATGCGGCGAGAAAGTTTTTTGCGCGGCGAGAGAATCCCCTTGTCATGACCTATCGAGTCAATGCAGGAAAAATCCCCTCGGAACATTGGATCCAGGATCCTGCAATCGGCGGCGGCCGACTGATCGGTGAAGGCTGCCATTTCGTCGATTATATGCTGGCCTTGTGCGGATCTTTGCCGACTTCCGTGTGTTGTCGCCGCATCGGTCGCCATGCGGCGGGCATGACGGACGACCAATTCGTCATGACCATTTCCTTTGCCGACGGCTCGCTCGGCAGCTTGATCTATACGGCGGGCGGTAACAGCGGCCTGGCGAAAGAGCGGTTCGAAGCCCATGCGGATGGGAAATCATTGACGATGGACGATTTCCTGGAGACCTGTCTCTATTCCGGTACGAAACGGGAAACGTTCAGCACCCCGAAACGAGACAAGGGTTTCAAGGAAGAAATGGGACGATTTGTGAGGGCGATCGCCGAAGGTGGCGCGCCGGTGCCGTTCGAAGAGGCTTGGGCCGTGACTCGGACCTGCCTGTTGGCGGTGAAAAGTCTGCAATCGGGAACGACCTACGACATCTGA
- the asnB gene encoding asparagine synthase (glutamine-hydrolyzing), whose product MCGIVGVLSRDRDPALLERTVVAMRDEMRHRGPDDAGVTVLRDGERLLALGHRRLSIIDLSPLGHQPMSTADGSHWIVFNGEIFNYQELRRQLPASVQASFRSQSDTEVILYAAREWGVEECLRRLRGMYAFALYDVRKGLLTLVRDPLGVKPLYYVDQQGAFAFASEIKALLALPGFSREIHQESLYHYLTFANAPAPYTFFEHVRKLEAGSCLTLDRQGRMEQHRFWDPAPYSAATTDLSEQECIEEIRRLLRQSVKRRMVSDVPFGVFLSGGVDSSLNVALMAELLDRPVETFSIGIKDDPTNEFEHARQVATHFKTHHHEAVIDDRDFIAFLPEMARLQDEPVADPVCVPIYYISRVARESGTPVIQVGEGSDEIFAGYQTYHLFDGWDRQLYRPYLHMPGLLRQSIYAVGKYFLPAETQDALRRAGEGEPLFLGNAIAFWDNEKSSLLKPAFVSEETSSRWIDRLEHSLQLGDPLSRIIQIELKNRLPELLLMRVDKMSMANSIETRVPFLDEDLVAFALSIPSALKYKHGRPKYILKEAARGIIPDSIIDRKKWGFCGSATNMLSPRLVEFAKPRILDSPLIAERFNRPAIEQLFHALRTQKRFNSFKIWNLLNLVLWHEQWFTSVTARRSVA is encoded by the coding sequence ATGTGTGGAATCGTTGGGGTCCTGTCACGCGATCGAGACCCGGCCCTGCTCGAGCGTACGGTCGTCGCCATGCGGGACGAAATGCGTCATCGTGGACCCGACGATGCCGGTGTCACCGTCCTGCGCGACGGTGAACGGTTGCTGGCATTAGGCCACCGACGGTTGTCGATCATCGATTTGTCGCCGCTCGGCCATCAACCGATGAGCACGGCCGATGGCTCCCATTGGATCGTCTTTAACGGGGAGATTTTCAACTACCAGGAACTGCGCCGGCAACTTCCTGCTTCGGTGCAGGCATCGTTTCGTTCCCAGTCGGATACCGAGGTCATCCTTTATGCCGCGAGGGAATGGGGAGTGGAGGAATGTCTTCGTCGTCTTCGGGGCATGTATGCCTTCGCGCTCTATGATGTCCGCAAGGGTCTCCTCACCCTCGTCCGCGATCCGCTCGGCGTCAAGCCGCTCTACTATGTCGACCAGCAGGGGGCTTTTGCCTTTGCGTCTGAAATCAAGGCCCTGTTGGCCTTGCCTGGTTTCTCCCGAGAGATTCACCAGGAGTCGCTCTATCACTACCTCACGTTTGCCAATGCTCCCGCCCCCTACACCTTTTTCGAGCACGTGCGGAAGTTGGAAGCCGGCAGCTGTCTCACGCTGGATCGGCAAGGGCGGATGGAACAGCATCGATTTTGGGATCCCGCGCCGTACTCAGCCGCGACGACGGACTTGAGCGAACAGGAATGCATCGAAGAGATTCGCCGGCTATTGCGGCAGTCCGTCAAACGACGGATGGTATCGGATGTCCCGTTCGGGGTGTTTCTCAGCGGAGGGGTCGATTCCTCGCTCAACGTCGCGTTGATGGCCGAACTGCTGGATCGACCGGTCGAGACATTTTCGATCGGAATCAAAGATGATCCAACCAATGAATTCGAGCACGCGCGCCAGGTTGCAACCCATTTCAAGACCCATCATCACGAGGCCGTGATCGACGACCGGGACTTCATCGCATTCCTTCCCGAGATGGCTCGCTTGCAGGATGAGCCGGTTGCGGATCCGGTGTGCGTCCCCATCTACTACATCTCCCGCGTAGCTCGGGAATCCGGGACGCCTGTGATCCAGGTCGGCGAGGGGAGTGATGAGATTTTTGCGGGGTACCAAACGTATCATCTGTTCGATGGGTGGGACCGACAGCTCTACCGACCCTACCTCCATATGCCGGGTCTCTTGAGGCAGTCGATCTACGCGGTAGGAAAATATTTTCTTCCGGCCGAGACCCAGGATGCGCTGCGTCGAGCCGGCGAGGGCGAGCCGCTGTTCCTTGGCAATGCCATCGCGTTTTGGGACAACGAGAAATCCTCGTTGCTCAAGCCCGCATTCGTGTCGGAAGAAACTTCGAGTCGATGGATCGATCGGCTCGAGCATTCCTTGCAGCTGGGAGACCCGCTCTCGCGCATTATCCAAATCGAACTGAAGAATCGGCTACCCGAACTGCTGCTGATGCGGGTCGACAAGATGAGCATGGCCAATTCCATCGAAACTCGTGTCCCGTTCCTGGATGAAGATCTGGTGGCCTTCGCGCTCTCCATCCCGTCGGCATTGAAGTACAAGCATGGTCGGCCGAAGTACATCTTGAAGGAGGCGGCACGAGGCATCATTCCCGACAGTATCATCGACCGCAAGAAATGGGGATTTTGCGGCTCGGCCACCAACATGCTGTCGCCGCGCTTGGTAGAGTTTGCCAAACCTCGTATCCTCGACAGCCCTCTCATCGCCGAACGATTCAATCGGCCTGCGATCGAGCAGCTGTTCCACGCGCTTCGCACCCAGAAGCGATTCAACAGTTTTAAAATTTGGAACCTGCTGAATCTCGTGCTTTGGCACGAGCAGTGGTTTACTTCAGTCACCGCCCGTCGCTCCGTCGCCTAG
- a CDS encoding class I SAM-dependent methyltransferase: protein MNTLRDIEHFWDANPCGETLVGKDREWTTFFTRYDDFRYRTEGHILGELDRLNLKGKNVLEIGIGQAADSAQIIQRGGRWHGLDLTAEAVFRAQTRFQLFGLPYQAVKQGSATDIPYPDASFDVVYSHGVLHHIPPIREVSREIRRVLKPGGRLAIMMYHKNSLNYHLSINVIRRFLMVGLTAASRLGFDGMIRNPLLRGHLENTAQFGLWSYLQNPLFMMRNTDGPGNPYSKVYDVATIAADFPEFRLEESRVHFLNERQLPFLKLLPRGVRGALAARYGWHLWAFLK from the coding sequence ATGAACACCCTTCGCGACATCGAACATTTTTGGGACGCGAACCCCTGCGGGGAAACATTGGTGGGGAAAGATCGGGAATGGACGACGTTCTTCACGCGATACGATGATTTTCGATATCGCACCGAAGGCCATATTCTTGGGGAATTGGATCGCTTGAACCTGAAGGGGAAGAACGTTCTGGAGATTGGGATCGGCCAAGCGGCGGATAGTGCCCAAATCATCCAGCGTGGCGGACGCTGGCACGGTCTTGATCTCACGGCGGAAGCCGTGTTCCGGGCCCAAACCCGGTTTCAGTTGTTCGGTCTTCCGTATCAGGCGGTCAAGCAGGGGAGCGCCACGGACATTCCCTATCCGGACGCTTCCTTCGATGTGGTCTACTCCCACGGGGTCTTACACCATATTCCGCCGATCCGCGAAGTCAGTAGGGAGATCCGGCGGGTACTCAAGCCCGGCGGTCGCTTGGCGATCATGATGTACCACAAGAACTCGCTCAACTATCATCTCAGCATCAACGTGATCCGTCGATTTCTGATGGTCGGCCTCACGGCCGCATCGCGTCTTGGCTTTGACGGGATGATCAGAAATCCCTTGCTGCGTGGCCATCTTGAAAATACGGCACAGTTCGGTCTGTGGAGCTACCTCCAGAATCCGCTCTTCATGATGCGCAACACCGATGGGCCGGGGAATCCGTATTCCAAAGTCTACGACGTCGCGACGATCGCAGCGGATTTTCCCGAATTTCGGCTCGAGGAGAGCCGGGTCCACTTTCTCAATGAACGTCAATTGCCTTTTCTCAAGCTCCTACCGCGAGGCGTTCGAGGTGCCTTGGCCGCGCGCTATGGCTGGCATCTCTGGGCATTTCTAAAATAG
- a CDS encoding glycosyltransferase family 4 protein, with product MATSIPVIQIIGPTPPPHHGVSVATQVLLDSLPSGRFRVVHLDTADRRGIAHVDQPDLWDVLLFVRQWLHHVATLLVERPSISYLPLSQSRIGFLRDSFFMVPAFFMGTAVVVHLHGANFEQVYASSGGLFRCYVDWVFRRVRQFIVLGEMLRPIFERWAQVTDVAVVPNGVPEHGCAPIVRQARPADQRCRILFLSTLSKAKGLLVLLDALAVVARDDPQFECHIAGPWWGVGIEAEARKRLTQLGLESVVTFHGPLTGEEKMRFLASGDLFVFPGVQQEGQPLTVLEAMCVGLPVVATDRGCIRETVLEGVTGYVVPPNAPDLIAERVLRLMRDGELRRRLSIEARRRFEREYTMATFASRMADLFARLSDSDYHGSPSAMSSHHWSTER from the coding sequence ATGGCCACTTCAATTCCCGTCATCCAAATCATCGGACCGACGCCTCCGCCTCACCATGGCGTCAGCGTCGCGACCCAAGTGCTGCTCGATTCTTTACCTTCGGGACGGTTTCGGGTCGTACATCTGGATACGGCAGATCGGCGCGGCATCGCCCATGTCGATCAACCGGATCTCTGGGATGTGCTGTTGTTTGTCCGGCAGTGGCTGCATCATGTGGCGACGTTGCTCGTTGAACGTCCGTCGATTTCCTATCTGCCGCTCTCGCAAAGCAGAATCGGCTTTCTCCGCGACAGTTTCTTCATGGTTCCTGCGTTTTTTATGGGGACCGCGGTGGTCGTCCATTTGCACGGCGCAAATTTTGAGCAGGTCTACGCAAGCAGCGGAGGACTGTTTCGGTGCTATGTCGATTGGGTGTTTAGACGCGTGCGTCAGTTCATCGTGCTCGGGGAGATGCTTCGACCGATCTTCGAGCGGTGGGCACAAGTGACCGACGTGGCCGTGGTCCCGAATGGGGTTCCCGAGCATGGCTGCGCGCCTATCGTGCGACAGGCGCGCCCAGCGGATCAACGTTGCCGTATTCTCTTCTTGTCCACCCTGAGTAAAGCCAAGGGACTGCTCGTGCTGTTGGATGCGCTTGCGGTGGTGGCGCGTGATGATCCACAGTTTGAATGTCATATCGCCGGCCCCTGGTGGGGGGTGGGAATCGAAGCGGAGGCTCGAAAACGGCTGACACAACTCGGACTCGAATCGGTGGTGACGTTTCATGGTCCCCTGACTGGGGAGGAGAAAATGCGATTTCTCGCATCAGGAGACCTGTTTGTATTTCCGGGCGTTCAGCAAGAGGGGCAACCTCTCACCGTGTTGGAAGCGATGTGTGTCGGATTGCCGGTCGTGGCCACCGATCGCGGCTGTATCCGTGAGACGGTCCTCGAAGGTGTCACCGGCTACGTGGTTCCTCCCAATGCCCCGGATCTAATTGCGGAACGGGTCTTGCGTCTCATGCGAGATGGGGAGCTTCGACGGCGGCTATCCATAGAAGCCCGCCGCCGTTTCGAGCGTGAGTATACGATGGCAACCTTCGCGTCGAGAATGGCGGATCTGTTTGCCCGGTTGAGTGACTCGGATTACCATGGGTCTCCGTCGGCTATGAGTTCTCATCATTGGAGTACCGAGCGATGA
- a CDS encoding glycosyltransferase family 1 protein has product MKLTILTNILTPYRLPLFEAMRDRVQEFSVLLMAQREENRQWTMGAAPFHVEVLPGFHVRPWNADVAIHCNYGVGSALRRLNPDVVLNAGFAAANISAFGYCKLHRRKFVQWAHLSLQDGAHASAVRRQLRHWLIRYADGSIGESSHAREAFIHYGAPPDRAITATMPLDVVGLRRRVAEARLRRETSDRLAGLSKPVLLSIGQIIPRKGYQELFDLYERLLRTHPTASLLIAGDGRDRARYQEEARRRAWDNVHFAGFVQASDLPAYFAVSDAFIFHTLYDPFGLVLSEAMAAGVPAVSSVHAMATLDLVEDGVTGYRIDPRDPDASAAAVRRLLDLPEQRRTAMIDAAYARVLPCDSRASADRIVEFLQDCCSTQARTVMVSPRA; this is encoded by the coding sequence ATGAAACTGACGATTCTTACCAACATTCTGACGCCGTACCGATTGCCGCTGTTCGAGGCCATGCGTGATCGCGTGCAGGAATTCTCTGTGCTGCTGATGGCTCAACGAGAAGAAAATCGGCAGTGGACCATGGGGGCGGCGCCGTTCCATGTCGAGGTTCTGCCGGGATTCCACGTGCGACCATGGAATGCGGATGTCGCGATCCATTGCAACTACGGCGTCGGCTCGGCGTTGCGGCGCCTCAACCCGGACGTGGTGCTGAACGCAGGATTCGCTGCGGCCAACATTTCGGCATTCGGGTATTGCAAACTGCATCGGCGAAAATTCGTCCAGTGGGCCCACCTCTCGCTGCAAGACGGGGCGCATGCGTCCGCCGTTCGTCGGCAGTTGCGGCATTGGCTCATTCGCTATGCCGACGGTTCGATCGGGGAGTCTTCCCATGCGCGGGAAGCCTTCATTCACTACGGCGCGCCGCCGGACCGAGCGATCACGGCAACGATGCCGCTTGACGTCGTGGGGCTGCGACGTCGCGTCGCCGAAGCCCGATTGCGCCGGGAGACGAGTGATCGCTTGGCGGGACTGTCGAAGCCGGTGCTGCTGTCGATCGGCCAGATCATTCCTCGGAAAGGGTATCAGGAGCTGTTTGACCTCTATGAGCGGCTGCTTCGGACCCATCCAACGGCCTCGCTCCTGATCGCGGGCGACGGACGCGACCGGGCCCGATATCAGGAAGAAGCCAGACGACGGGCCTGGGACAATGTTCATTTCGCAGGGTTTGTACAGGCGTCTGACCTGCCGGCGTATTTTGCCGTCAGCGATGCCTTCATTTTTCACACGCTCTACGATCCCTTCGGGCTTGTGTTGAGTGAAGCCATGGCCGCAGGGGTTCCCGCGGTGTCCTCGGTGCATGCGATGGCGACATTGGACCTGGTCGAGGACGGCGTGACCGGATATCGCATCGACCCGCGCGACCCCGACGCATCGGCGGCGGCCGTACGGCGGCTGCTGGATCTCCCTGAGCAGCGGCGGACCGCGATGATCGATGCGGCTTATGCCCGGGTGCTTCCATGTGATAGCCGAGCCAGCGCCGACCGAATCGTCGAATTTCTGCAGGACTGTTGTTCCACACAAGCGCGCACCGTGATGGTGTCACCGAGGGCGTGA
- a CDS encoding flippase — protein MGGHSSDKTIAGASQQSTEQLVVAGSAVLLASLFGNGLNYLFGVFLARTLGAEQFGLYALGLTFFSTLVLVVPMGTETGTVRFISERRERHELAGVEDIVLQAIAVTVLASVLVAICLAGLAPLISERLYAKPGLTNVLALFAWAIPLSAVTAVLLAVLQAHQTLRPLIAVRYVWEPVGKFLLAATLLWAGWGLAGVLGAIVLTLSTSLVLAFYFLRKSVPNLVRRGGRRGFLGTGAFLAYCLPLAVAALFGVVTPRTDIFMLGSWATAQEIGMYQAAFQTASALALILGALEASLTPFFGQMHARGDIDGLRHLYQTASKLVLMCTMPLFVVLAVFNREMLSLFGPEFAAGGFVLSILAAGQLLSSAGGSPNNLLLMAGHSRLVMWNTVGMGLFSIGVFALLIPFWGLRGAAIGAAISQVAGVALRIAQVWRLHGIHPFTQHLLKPLCAGAVAAGFALIVRPAMMTAWWPALAIGTGLVYVAVLIGLKIEVQDKQALGALVTKVRTLVAARA, from the coding sequence GTGGGCGGGCATAGTTCCGACAAGACAATCGCAGGGGCCAGCCAACAGAGTACCGAGCAGCTCGTCGTGGCGGGCTCTGCCGTTTTGCTGGCTTCACTATTCGGCAACGGCCTCAACTATCTGTTCGGCGTATTTCTCGCGCGTACCTTGGGAGCTGAGCAATTCGGCCTCTATGCGCTGGGACTTACATTTTTCAGCACGTTGGTGCTGGTGGTTCCGATGGGAACGGAAACCGGTACGGTGCGCTTCATTTCCGAGAGGCGGGAACGTCACGAGCTAGCAGGGGTGGAAGATATTGTCCTGCAAGCGATCGCCGTGACGGTTCTTGCCAGTGTCCTTGTCGCAATCTGCCTGGCGGGGTTGGCACCCCTCATCAGTGAGCGGCTCTATGCCAAACCGGGGCTGACGAATGTGCTGGCACTCTTCGCTTGGGCGATTCCTCTCTCGGCAGTCACCGCCGTGCTGCTTGCGGTTCTGCAAGCCCACCAGACGCTGCGGCCCTTGATTGCGGTGCGCTACGTCTGGGAGCCGGTGGGGAAGTTTCTGCTCGCTGCTACGCTACTCTGGGCCGGGTGGGGGTTGGCGGGTGTGCTGGGAGCCATAGTGCTGACCTTGAGCACGAGCCTGGTGCTGGCCTTCTATTTTCTTCGCAAGTCCGTGCCGAATCTGGTCCGGCGAGGTGGGCGCCGTGGGTTTTTGGGGACCGGCGCATTTCTGGCCTATTGCCTCCCGTTGGCGGTGGCCGCTCTCTTCGGAGTGGTCACGCCGCGCACGGACATTTTCATGCTTGGGTCTTGGGCGACCGCGCAAGAGATTGGGATGTATCAAGCCGCGTTCCAAACCGCATCGGCGCTGGCGTTGATCCTCGGCGCCTTGGAGGCGTCGTTGACTCCGTTTTTCGGACAGATGCACGCCCGTGGCGACATCGACGGGCTTCGCCACCTCTACCAAACTGCGTCGAAGTTGGTCTTGATGTGCACGATGCCCCTATTTGTGGTACTGGCGGTCTTCAACCGGGAGATGTTGTCGCTGTTTGGCCCTGAGTTTGCCGCCGGCGGGTTTGTGCTGAGCATCTTGGCCGCGGGACAACTCTTGAGCAGTGCGGGTGGATCGCCGAACAACTTGCTTCTGATGGCCGGGCATTCTCGTCTGGTCATGTGGAACACCGTGGGAATGGGACTCTTCTCGATAGGGGTGTTCGCGCTGCTGATCCCGTTCTGGGGGTTGCGGGGCGCGGCGATCGGAGCGGCGATCTCCCAGGTTGCGGGGGTTGCCTTGCGGATCGCTCAAGTGTGGCGACTGCATGGTATCCATCCGTTCACGCAGCACCTTCTCAAGCCCCTCTGTGCCGGTGCCGTTGCCGCTGGGTTTGCGTTGATCGTCCGCCCAGCGATGATGACCGCGTGGTGGCCTGCACTGGCGATCGGGACCGGCCTTGTCTACGTCGCGGTCTTGATCGGTCTGAAGATCGAAGTACAGGACAAGCAGGCCCTGGGGGCCCTTGTCACGAAGGTGCGAACTCTGGTGGCGGCTCGGGCGTAA